Proteins encoded within one genomic window of Oncorhynchus nerka isolate Pitt River linkage group LG9b, Oner_Uvic_2.0, whole genome shotgun sequence:
- the LOC115113961 gene encoding protein transport protein Sec61 subunit gamma-like: MDQVMQFVEPSRQFVKDSIRLVKRCTKPDRKEFSKIAMATAIGFAIMGFIGFFVKLIHIPINNIIVGG; encoded by the exons ATGGACCAGGTAATGCAATTTGTGGAGCCCAGTCGACAGTTTGTGAAGGACTCGATAAGGCTTGTGAAGAGGTGTACCAAGCCAGACAGAAAAG AATTCTCAAAGATTGCCATGGCCACAGCGATAGGTTTTGCTATCATGGGCTTCATTGGTTTCTTCGTCAAACTCATCCACATCCCAATCAACAACATCATTGT TGGTGGTTGA